The following are encoded together in the Salvelinus alpinus chromosome 29, SLU_Salpinus.1, whole genome shotgun sequence genome:
- the LOC139559296 gene encoding BET1 homolog: protein MRRAGLGEGGPGNYVASGYSAYEEENEHLQEGLRAKVSALKHLSIDIGTEVKYQNKMLDDMDSDFDSTGGLLGATIGRVKQLSRGSQTKLLCYMLLFCLFVFTLLYWFIKLR, encoded by the exons ATGAGACGCGCAGGTTTGG GCGAAGGAGGACCTGGAAATTATGTGGCCAGCGGGTACAGCGCGTATGAAGAGGAAAATGAACACTTACAAGAGGGTCTGAGAGCCAAAGTCAGCGCCTTGAAACAT CTGTCAATAGATATTGGAACCGAAGTGAAGTACCAGAACAAAATGTTGGATGATATG GACTCAGACTTTGACTCAACAGGTGGTTTGCTGGGGGCCACCATAGGGAGAGTGAAGCAGCTTTCCAGGGGAAGCCAGACCAAGCTCCTGTGCTACATGCTGCTCTTCTGCCTCTTCGTCTTTACCCTCCTCTACTGGTTTATCAAACTGAGGTGA